The DNA sequence GGCTGCTGTTGAGTTTCTGAACTGCGGGGGTGAAGCTGTGTCCTAAAGGGGCTGGGAACTGCTGGGCTGGGCTGTGTCCTCCCTGTGGGGCTTGGGGTCATGTGGGTCTCTGCACCATCACAGAACTGTTGAAAGGCAGGGGAGAGCCTGGGACATTGTTCCCTCCACGCCATATAGTGCTGCGTGGCAATGGTCAGGAGGACTGACTTGGTGCCTCTGGAGAAAAGGACCAACAAGATGAACGAATCGGAGCAGTCCTGCAGCGTGTCCTCTGTGGATTAACAGCAAACCTTCCCACTGTGAACCGTAGCGAGCACCCTGGCTTGTGTGTTTCCTGCATTGGTGAATTCCCAGGACATACACCCATGTTTGGTCTCTGGTCATGTGGATTTTGAGTTGAGAACCTGAAAAGCTCCTGTGAGCAAACTTTTCCTCAACTCAAGGTCCTCTCAAGTTTGTGTTCTGAGGTGGTAAAGTTCATCCGATGATCACACAGTCCCTACGAGCTGCCTACGGTTTGAATCTACAGCTGGATGATGGAGCCTCAAGCCCCTGACAGACACTAGGCTTGGTCAGAACCTCTGCTCTTCTCTTCCTTGACTTACCACTCACATAGAGAAACCTGCTGGGACTCTGATTTTTGACAGTGTCTTGTagtcaggctggcttggaactcactgtgtaacccaagctggccttgaactggcaacgatcctcctatgtcagcctcccaagtgccacgaTGATAGGCctaagccaccatgctcagtcccTACCATGGCTTTACTCTatcttgttttcctttctgttgCTGCCTTCAACATTTGCCTGTGGCAGCAGGTAACAGTTTTCTGAGTATAGAGATCTAAGACAAATTCACTGTCCCTACCCTACCAGATACAGTTTAAATAAGGACTCAAGCTTGGAAGGATTTTCTGGAAGTTTTCCTggtttgtttataattttcttgCTTAATTTATATTGGACATAAAGACTAAGCCTATGTGTGTCTTGGTCTCTATATAATATAAGAACATTGAAAcacaataaatatgtatttttgtaaATTGTGACTATGTTTTACAAGTTTGATGCCAGCAGTCATCATGGGAGGTGATGCATCACTGTGCCCAGTAGAGCTGAGGAAGGTATCATCGGGTGTGTTCATAAAAACCCTGGTGGCTTCAGACACTAAGTAACAGTCTTTCAGGGCCCTTATTGTATATGTAGGTCCGTTGTTGACCAAAATGGTCTATAGCACATGACTATATCATGGTTAAAAATTACAcccgttgggctggagagatggcttagcagttaagcgcttgcctgtgaagcctaagggcccatgtttgactccagatccgatgaaagccagatgcacaaaggtgaggcgagcacaaggttgcatatgcccactaggtggcgcaagcctctggaagttgattgcagtggctgaggccctggtgtgccaattttctctctctctaaaaataaaaaatttaaaattaaaaataaattaaaaaaaaagcccagcctgttgggcttgcctcaaaaaaaaaaaaaaatacaccaactAAGTCAGTACCTAGTGACATGAGAGTTGAAGCCACTCGGTAGTGACCTTGGACACTCTTCTTGAAGTTGCTCTTGGGAGCTGGCAGTGGGGAGAGGCTGACATGTGCAATGTCTAGTCCATATGCCTAACATTTTGCTCACGTTCAGGACGTGGCTCTGCTCCTACAGATGACTAGAGAAGGGTGTCAGAAGCACCCAACTGAACGTGCCGTCATGACGGGAAGGCCTGTGCTTTGGCCCTCTAGTCAGGGGGAGTGTCACCCGGCCTGAGCAGTCACAGCTAGATGGAGAGGTGTCTGCTGACCCTCACTGCAGCTTTTGGCATGGGTCCTTGTTTTCCCAGTGTGGCATTCCCTGCTAATACTGTCCTGTGTTCTAACAAGACTCTTGCCAGTTACCTGCTGGTCCAAGTGGCTGAGTCCCTTAGTAAGAAGGAGCCTGATTGAGTAGctccatattcttttttattttatttttttttatttacttatttttaatttttttgttgtttttttgtttttccaggtagagtatcactctagttcATGTTGACctcctggaagtcactatgtactctcagggtggccttcaactcacagcaatcctcccacctctgctgcctgagtgctgtggttaaaggcatgaaccaccatgcctgactttttatttttatttttattttttttagagagaattggcacaccagggcttcagccactgcactcaaactccagaggcttgtgccacctagtgggcatgtgtaacctcaCGCttgctcacctttgtgcatctggcttacatgggatctggagagtcaaacatgggtctgtccctaggctttgcaggcaagtgcctaacagctgagccatccctgcagccctgtaTTCATTTTTTAGGCAAGAATGTGTGCTCTGAACTTCCAGGATACATCAAACTTCCTGCATGGATGGACACAAAGAATCTGATGCTGGTTGTAGCCTAGACTGCTGTGGGCTTGTCCCCTAAAAATAGTACTGTTCTTAAAGATTGACTTAGCCTTCCAAGAACTCATAAAAGGAAGAACAAGCTTCAGCTGAATGACCCTGCTCTAAAATCACAACTCCCTTgcattttgtcattattttatttgttattattatttgcttgcttgcatgtgtgtgttgggaaAGTGGTTGtgtacatgtggtgtgtgtggtatatgcatgcctACGTGCCCTTGTGGTGACCCCTGTGCTCACCTGCGGTAGGGTGCACTCTCGCCTGTGGTAGCCAGAACGGATCGTGGGATGTCCACTCCAttcctcttctgcccattcttagtTGGAGTCTCATGGGATACTGGAACTTGCTGTTTTTTTACAAGCCCAGGCAATCTCCTAGTCTTTTTGTTCCCCTTTACAGCACTGGCTTTACAGGCAcacatggccatacccagctgtttatgtggggtctggagatttgaactctggcagttCTAAGCCACTGCGGGCCCTCATACTTGCTTAGGAAGTacacttcaccactgagcaatctctccagcctttttctttttttcttttcttttcttttcttttcttttttttttttttaggtagggtctcactctagctcaggctgtcctggaattcactatgtagtctcagggtagcctcaaactcactgcgatcctcctatctctgcttcctgaagtgctgggattaaaggcatgagccaataCACCTGACTTCTCCAgcttttttctgtcattattagaTGCGTTACATCTGTGTGGGTTAGTCCAGTAGGATATGACATAGTTAGACTATTATATgtatgcgcccattctctctttctgtctgcctctttctctttctgtctatcgctctcaaataagtaaataaaacaaaaaaatttaaaaatgttttatttatttattagcaaggagagagatagaggggagaagggagacagaatggccattccagggcctccaaccactgcaaatgaactccagacgcatgagccaccttgtgcatctgccttacatgggtactggggaattgaacctgggtctttgggctttgcaggcaaactccttaaatgctaagctatctctccagtccccttttatttatttatgagagagagagagagactggagagagaataggtgcaccagggcctcagccactgcaaacaaactccagatgcatgtgcctccttgtgcatctggcttacatgtgctctggagaattgaactggggtcctttggttttacaggcaaacgccttaactgctaagccatcaccactaagccatctttccgggcccctctttaaaaaatatttaatttatttgagagagagagagattgagagaaaatgggtgggatacaccaggttctctagccactacaaacaaactctagacgcatgcaccaaacTTATGCATTTGGtgcctaggtactggggaatggaatctgggtccttaggctttgcaaggcaagggccttaactgctaagccatccagcctCATGGCAGGAGTTTTTGAAGTTGTCACGCTTAAAGACCAGCTGAGCAAACTTCCACCAGGACTCCGGAAGACGGAAGTGGGAAGAATCCATACTgactcttgttttaaaatttttatttatttattttaattttttgctatttatttatttgggagcgacagagagagaaagaggcagagaatgggcgctgcagggcttccagccactgcaaaccaactccaaatgcgtgcgcccccttgtgcatctggcgtgcatctggctaacgtggatcctagggagtcaagtctcgaaccaggtttcttaggcctcacaggcaagcgcttaaccgctaagccatctctccagcccctgactcttGTATTTCCTCTGTGGGTGATGACAGGCTTGCCCAGTGCCTGTCTGGTTGCCCACGGCAGCTTCATCTCTGGGCGGAAGGGGAACCGTCTTCCAATAATGGAGTGGGGGAAGCACTGGGATCCAGGTCTTCAGCTGTGCATGGCTTCCCAGCCATTTCTTACACTTTAAGACCCTGCCACTGCCCCACCCAGCTGCTTCCTACCGTAGTACAAAGAAGGGGGTGCCCTGAGAGCCTATAGTAGTTTGGAGCTGGGGAAGTCAGGGCATGCGGTGCAGGTGCAGCCTATGGCGGGTGGGCAGTGAGTGGAAGTGGCATAGCTGGCTTAGATGACCCCTAACActcttctttttcagtggctgcagtTTAGTTTGCATaagggggcggggcctggcacGGAGGGCGGACCCAGCTCGCGGCAGGGGGCGGGGCTGGCACGTGAGAGGGCGTGTCTATCTTGCggcagggggcggggcctggcacGTGGCCAGTGCGCAGGCGCGGGGCGTGCGCCCGGGTCGGACTTCTCTGTCGCTGTGGCGATGAAGCGCTCCAGTTGGCGGTTGTTGGTGGCGGCGGGCGCGGTCTTCGCGCTGGCCCTGGAGGCGTTGCCCTGCCTGGTGCGCTGGCTGCTGGCGGGACGGCGGCCTAGGCGCGAGGTGCTCTTCTTCCCTTCGCAGGTGACCTGCACCGAGGCCCTGCTGCAGGCCCCGGGCGCGGCGCCCGCCAGGCCCCCCGCGGGCTGCCCGTGCAGCCTGCCGCACAGCGAGAGCTCGCTGAGCCGCCTGCTGCGCGCCCTGCTGGCCGCCCGCTCCAGCCTGGAGCTCTGCCTCTTCGCCTTCTCCAGCCCGCAGCTCGGGCGCGCCGTGCAGCTGCTGCACCAGCGCGGGGTGCGCGTGCGCGTCATCACCGACTGCGACTACATGGCCCTCAACGGCTCGCAGATCGGCCTGCTGCGCAAGGCAGGTAAACCGCGGCTCCAAGTCGTCCCCGGTGGCCTGGTGACTGGGGGAAGGTGCACGGGCCGAGGAGTCGCGCTCCGTAGAGCAGTCGTCTGTTCTGTGGTGGAgtgcgactttttttttttttttttttttgaggtagggtttcactctagtgcaggctaaactgaaattcactatgtagtctcaggtgcccTCGGATTTATtatggtggtcctcttacctctgcctcccaagtgctgggattaaaggcgtgcgccaccacgcctggctggagtGTGACGCTTAAGGAGCGTTTAAAGTGGGGACCCCCACCGTCCTCAGGCTCCGATGGTAGCCTTGGGAGGCCAGATGATTGGGAACCCCAGATGAAAATAGCTGGCAGGACTTAAGGCATGAAGCTTTAAAAAGAAcgctgtggggaaaaaaaaaacacaaaaaacccgCTGTGCCCAACCCTTGGCAGCCAGGAGTGAACACACAAGGGAGCCGCAGATGACCAGGGCTCAGTGTCAGTGACTATTGAgcgcccccaccccccgccccagtgGGGGGCGGTGTTCCCTAATCACAGGAAAGCAGGCCCAGCCAGATAATGAATAAGCACTTGTTTCTTAGCTGCAAACCCTGGGTCCACAGGTATCTCTGCTCAGGCTACACCAGGAACCCCTGACCTAGTCTACCTGTGGCCACTATCCTACCTTGAGTCTTGGGCACTGCTGGAACGCCAATCTTGGTATCTGGATCCTTTAGACATGTAGGAGAACCTTGCATGTCCACCTTTGACCTGGTGGTGACTTGACAGGTGAGGGGAGCCCTTGGGAAGTCTTCAGGTTGCAGAGTGCTCTTAAAGCCCCCATTCCTTTGCCTGGCTTTCTGCTGCCTTGGGATGGTGGAGCTCGCTGGGCCTGCTCCAGGATGGTCAGTAGGTGGCTGTCCATCAA is a window from the Jaculus jaculus isolate mJacJac1 chromosome 12, mJacJac1.mat.Y.cur, whole genome shotgun sequence genome containing:
- the Pld6 gene encoding mitochondrial cardiolipin hydrolase isoform X2 → MKRSSWRLLVAAGAVFALALEALPCLVRWLLAGRRPRREVLFFPSQVTCTEALLQAPGAAPARPPAGCPCSLPHSESSLSRLLRALLAARSSLELCLFAFSSPQLGRAVQLLHQRGVRVRVITDCDYMALNGSQIGLLRKVFR
- the Pld6 gene encoding mitochondrial cardiolipin hydrolase isoform X1, with translation MKRSSWRLLVAAGAVFALALEALPCLVRWLLAGRRPRREVLFFPSQVTCTEALLQAPGAAPARPPAGCPCSLPHSESSLSRLLRALLAARSSLELCLFAFSSPQLGRAVQLLHQRGVRVRVITDCDYMALNGSQIGLLRKAGIQVRHDQDLGYMHHKFAIVDKKVLITGSLNWTTQAIQNNRENVLIMEDAEYVRLFMEEFERIWEEFDPTKYSFFPHKQHGH